A single Haloglycomyces albus DSM 45210 DNA region contains:
- a CDS encoding WG repeat-containing protein encodes MADVASDLRAGLAQQTGPLDPDTFVHAVHDLSTVQKIRDEATARLDRFVEEAEQSRLYGVRSVAERMLENLDAAETDAITSLTSAETVGTDFLLSPARARLAQVLRVKGRFSEAERLFALAERGEIPLTLVGGVRAYAGVCSAQQKRMTEALVLFEQAVDDNPHDFILHIAETGIEVIEKALPTDGFGPLPRSWPERAGFPAPEAFQDPQSGLWGFLTADGTAVKLAAQFTAVGPFRGGIAAVKTEAWGAIDRAGNVVVPLMYDALHTPTVGGDVITGFVAGAAVAAKDGRLGVVGRTGRVLVPFHYQHVIAHAMGYIATVDSFSWAALSLEGQDIATMLSTQDEAMRLLDSLIVIDDGPI; translated from the coding sequence GTGGCCGATGTCGCCTCCGACTTGCGTGCGGGCTTGGCTCAGCAGACCGGGCCGCTCGATCCCGATACCTTCGTTCATGCTGTCCACGATCTCTCGACCGTTCAGAAGATTCGCGACGAAGCGACCGCACGGCTGGATCGTTTCGTCGAGGAGGCCGAGCAGTCACGGCTGTACGGGGTGCGTTCAGTGGCCGAGAGGATGCTGGAGAATCTGGATGCGGCCGAAACCGATGCCATTACCTCGCTGACGTCGGCCGAGACGGTGGGGACGGACTTTCTGCTTTCCCCGGCACGCGCTCGTCTGGCGCAGGTGCTGCGAGTCAAGGGGAGATTCAGCGAGGCGGAAAGGCTTTTCGCACTCGCCGAGCGCGGCGAGATACCGCTGACCTTGGTGGGGGGCGTGCGGGCTTATGCGGGTGTCTGTTCGGCACAGCAGAAACGCATGACCGAGGCGCTGGTGTTGTTCGAGCAGGCGGTGGACGACAATCCGCACGATTTCATCCTGCACATCGCCGAGACCGGTATTGAGGTGATCGAGAAGGCGCTTCCCACCGACGGTTTCGGTCCGCTGCCGCGCAGCTGGCCGGAGCGCGCGGGTTTTCCGGCTCCGGAGGCTTTTCAGGATCCGCAGAGCGGCCTGTGGGGCTTTCTGACCGCTGACGGCACGGCCGTCAAGCTGGCGGCGCAGTTTACCGCCGTAGGGCCGTTTCGGGGCGGTATCGCGGCGGTGAAAACGGAGGCGTGGGGCGCGATCGACCGGGCCGGCAACGTGGTGGTTCCCTTGATGTACGACGCTCTGCACACCCCGACGGTCGGTGGGGATGTGATCACCGGTTTCGTCGCGGGTGCCGCGGTGGCGGCCAAGGACGGCCGCTTGGGGGTCGTCGGACGTACCGGCAGAGTGCTCGTGCCGTTTCACTATCAGCATGTGATCGCCCATGCCATGGGTTACATCGCCACGGTGGATTCCTTTTCCTGGGCGGCGCTTTCACTGGAGGGTCAGGATATCGCCACCATGTTGTCCACTCAGGATGAAGCGATGCGGCTATTGGATTCGCTCATTGTGATTGACGACGGACCGATCTGA
- a CDS encoding aldo/keto reductase family protein, with amino-acid sequence MEYRHLGRSGLVITELAYGNWLTHGSQVEEDAAIACVNAALDEGITTFDTADIYARGAAEEVLGRALKGQRRDGLEVFTKVYWPMGEGKNDRGLSRKHVMASIDDSLRRLQMDYVDLYQAHRFDHETPLEETMQAFADIVHAGKAHYIGVSEWTADQIRRAHALAEDLNIQLVSSQPQYSALWRVIEEEVVPASQELGIGQIVWSPLAQGVLTGKYKPGQEPPADSRGGHEKTGGFVKSFLETPGLLEAVQKLEPIAKDLDISMAQLSLAWVLHNPAVSAAIIGATRPEQVRDNVKAVDVTLTDDVYDTINEILEPVSITDPGKTKSPKPRA; translated from the coding sequence ATGGAGTATCGTCACCTAGGCCGATCCGGCCTCGTAATAACAGAACTCGCATACGGTAACTGGCTCACGCACGGTTCTCAGGTCGAAGAGGACGCCGCGATCGCCTGTGTGAACGCCGCCCTCGATGAAGGGATCACGACCTTCGACACCGCGGACATATACGCGCGCGGTGCGGCGGAGGAAGTGCTGGGGCGTGCCTTGAAGGGGCAGCGTCGTGACGGCCTCGAGGTCTTCACCAAGGTCTACTGGCCGATGGGCGAAGGTAAGAACGACCGTGGCCTGTCCCGCAAACACGTCATGGCGTCGATCGATGATTCGCTGCGTCGCCTGCAGATGGATTACGTGGACCTGTACCAGGCTCACCGTTTCGACCACGAAACTCCGCTGGAAGAGACCATGCAGGCTTTCGCCGACATCGTGCACGCGGGTAAGGCGCACTACATCGGGGTGAGCGAGTGGACCGCCGACCAGATCCGGCGCGCCCACGCCTTGGCCGAGGACCTGAATATTCAGTTGGTGTCCAGCCAGCCGCAGTACTCGGCTCTGTGGCGCGTCATCGAGGAGGAAGTGGTTCCCGCTTCTCAGGAGCTCGGCATTGGTCAGATCGTATGGTCGCCGCTGGCTCAGGGAGTGCTGACCGGTAAGTACAAGCCGGGTCAGGAGCCTCCGGCCGACTCTCGTGGCGGTCATGAAAAGACCGGTGGGTTCGTCAAGTCGTTCCTGGAGACTCCGGGACTGCTGGAAGCCGTTCAGAAGCTGGAGCCGATTGCCAAGGATCTCGACATCTCCATGGCGCAGCTGTCGTTGGCCTGGGTTCTGCACAACCCGGCGGTTTCGGCCGCCATCATCGGTGCGACTCGTCCCGAGCAGGTTCGCGACAATGTGAAGGCCGTGGACGTCACGCTCACCGACGACGTATACGACACGATCAACGAGATTCTCGAGCCCGTCAGCATTACGGATCCGGGAAAGACCAAATCGCCGAAGCCGCGCGCATAG
- a CDS encoding ABC transporter ATP-binding protein: MPRQESTTDVKSSWIHHGPLANLWRIKSYCRPYRYRFYTLWLLTIVTVILATTLPRLIGFAIDGPIADGDIVGLWKWAAALFAVGLLEAATIWVRRHFQIATSYAVEADMRQGIYEKLQGLHTGFHDRFQSGQLLARATSDLGMIRRFFSGGMTFLIHGIFITLLVFLQLLWIDWRLALLSMTSVVPLYLVGRAFFRDYIPQSRKLQNKLGDIASKAEESAFGIRAVKAMGRGPLMAQRFDGEATTARDIALTKERIASRTWSIFDGIGTGMLGILLVIGILLVTDGQLSVGELTAFMLLQMMLLWPMEALGWVLSHLNEAATASDRIYDILDTPPAITDPVHPVTVTEPRGELSFRGVGFTYGEAEGASKAQEVLTEVNLTLQPGETLALAGKTGSGKSTLAQLPSRLADPTRGQVTLDGVDVRRFSLSRLRSVVTTAFEEPTLFSMSVRENLTLGRPDASQADIEQALRVAQADFVRDLPHGLDTRVGEQGLTLSGGQRQRLALARAVIVRPTVLVLDDPLSALDVHTEELVERALHSVLGSTTALIVVHRPSTVSLADRVALLHDGRITAVGTHSELLRNNSEYADVLSATEEAR, encoded by the coding sequence ATTCCTCGGCAGGAGTCGACGACCGATGTCAAGTCCTCCTGGATTCACCATGGCCCTCTGGCGAATCTGTGGCGTATCAAGAGCTATTGCCGCCCCTATCGGTATCGCTTCTATACCTTGTGGCTGTTGACGATCGTCACCGTCATACTCGCGACCACGCTGCCGCGACTCATCGGGTTCGCGATCGACGGGCCGATCGCCGACGGCGACATCGTGGGCCTGTGGAAATGGGCCGCGGCGTTGTTTGCCGTGGGCCTGCTGGAAGCCGCCACCATATGGGTGCGTCGCCACTTTCAGATCGCCACGTCGTACGCGGTGGAAGCCGACATGCGCCAAGGTATCTATGAAAAGTTGCAGGGATTGCATACCGGCTTCCACGACAGATTCCAGAGTGGACAACTACTGGCGCGAGCCACCTCCGATCTGGGAATGATTCGCCGGTTCTTTTCGGGCGGGATGACATTCCTGATTCACGGCATCTTCATCACATTGCTGGTGTTTCTGCAATTGCTCTGGATCGACTGGCGTTTGGCGCTATTGAGCATGACTTCGGTAGTGCCACTGTATTTGGTGGGTCGCGCCTTCTTCCGAGACTACATTCCACAAAGCAGAAAGCTGCAGAATAAGCTTGGGGACATCGCTTCCAAGGCCGAAGAGTCGGCGTTCGGAATCCGTGCCGTTAAGGCGATGGGACGTGGTCCACTCATGGCGCAACGCTTCGACGGCGAGGCAACGACGGCTCGTGACATCGCCTTGACAAAAGAACGGATCGCCTCTCGGACATGGTCGATTTTTGACGGCATTGGCACCGGAATGCTGGGCATTCTTCTGGTGATCGGGATCCTGTTGGTGACCGACGGGCAGCTGTCGGTGGGAGAACTGACCGCATTCATGCTGCTGCAGATGATGCTTCTATGGCCTATGGAGGCACTCGGCTGGGTTCTGTCGCACCTCAATGAAGCGGCCACCGCTTCGGACCGGATTTACGACATCCTGGACACTCCCCCGGCCATTACCGACCCCGTCCACCCGGTCACGGTGACCGAGCCACGCGGAGAACTGTCCTTCCGAGGAGTCGGATTCACCTACGGCGAGGCCGAGGGGGCTTCGAAGGCACAGGAGGTCCTCACCGAGGTCAACCTGACTCTCCAGCCCGGTGAAACCCTGGCGTTGGCCGGCAAAACCGGAAGTGGGAAGAGCACCTTGGCGCAGCTGCCGTCACGTTTGGCCGATCCCACCCGTGGACAGGTGACTTTGGATGGAGTCGACGTCCGCCGTTTCAGCTTGTCGCGCCTGCGTTCGGTGGTCACCACCGCGTTCGAAGAGCCGACGCTGTTTTCCATGAGCGTGCGGGAAAACCTGACTCTGGGGCGCCCCGACGCGTCCCAGGCCGATATCGAACAGGCACTACGAGTGGCCCAGGCGGACTTCGTGCGGGACCTTCCACACGGTCTGGATACCCGAGTCGGCGAACAGGGGCTGACTCTCTCAGGCGGACAACGACAACGCTTGGCATTGGCACGTGCCGTCATCGTACGGCCCACGGTGCTGGTGCTGGACGATCCGCTCTCGGCGCTGGACGTTCATACCGAAGAGCTGGTGGAACGGGCGTTGCACAGTGTCCTCGGTTCCACTACGGCATTGATCGTCGTGCATCGCCCCTCGACGGTGTCCCTGGCCGACCGAGTGGCTCTCTTGCACGACGGCCGCATCACCGCGGTCGGCACGCACTCCGAACTTCTTCGTAACAATTCCGAGTACGCCGATGTCCTTTCGGCCACCGAGGAGGCACGTTGA
- a CDS encoding DUF3043 domain-containing protein has protein sequence MAKKPDSATHRDRDSADANGDSAKRRATEKKGKATPKRPKNHKPRPPANPPKNLREMREQRKASKPVSKEEKKALRAKRREERQKVAEGQWRGDPLYDQYHLPRDRGKERLLARDIVDSRRNVAQYLFFVAIILLVLSPVFQVEFGAAGSLAVNAVWLVLLISVVIDSTVLAKKTWRLVTKRFPNTQERKRSLYWYVISRSIMFRSMRQPRVRMTYKAKEDDLGKFVQD, from the coding sequence GTGGCAAAAAAGCCCGATAGTGCCACCCACCGCGACCGTGACAGTGCGGACGCGAACGGAGACTCGGCGAAGAGACGCGCGACCGAGAAAAAGGGGAAGGCCACCCCGAAACGCCCCAAGAACCATAAACCGCGTCCGCCTGCCAATCCGCCCAAGAACTTGCGGGAGATGCGGGAGCAGCGCAAGGCTTCGAAGCCGGTGTCCAAGGAGGAAAAGAAGGCGCTGCGGGCCAAACGTCGGGAAGAGCGCCAGAAGGTGGCCGAGGGACAGTGGCGCGGTGATCCGCTCTACGACCAGTATCATTTGCCACGTGACCGAGGTAAGGAACGTCTGTTGGCGCGAGACATCGTCGATTCGCGCCGTAACGTCGCCCAGTATCTGTTTTTCGTCGCGATTATCTTGCTGGTGCTGTCGCCCGTGTTCCAAGTCGAGTTCGGCGCTGCTGGATCCCTGGCGGTCAATGCGGTCTGGCTGGTTTTGCTCATCTCCGTCGTCATCGATTCGACTGTTCTGGCTAAGAAGACGTGGCGACTGGTCACCAAGCGGTTCCCGAACACCCAGGAGCGCAAGCGGTCGTTGTACTGGTATGTCATTTCGCGGTCCATCATGTTCCGTTCGATGCGGCAACCTCGGGTTCGCATGACCTACAAGGCCAAAGAAGACGATTTGGGTAAGTTCGTTCAGGACTGA
- a CDS encoding DUF349 domain-containing protein produces the protein MSDVGDLTRFGRVDADGTVYLKTSAGERAIGSWQAGSAEEGLAHFARKYDDLVTEVDLIAARLNSESADVEQAAQQLRKIGDGLDAAAVIGDVDSLGKRIEELAKHADSRVAEFKEAKEAEKAAATAAKEALVTEAEELSRREGHWKATGERFNAMVTEWKSIHGVDRKTDQKLWRKFSAARDAFARRRGAYFSQLDSERKVYAAQKEELIKRAEELADSTDWGPTAEKLKGLMSEWKQVGRLAPEAEQKAWKRFRAANDKFFDARSEVFSARDAEYEKNLKEKEILLEQAEALDIDADPKAAQQKFREIQGTWNEIGPVPRKAHAKIQRRLRKVDDKLREAMDSAWRKVPVEENPLLIQMQQQVEEAEEKLERAKADGDAKRIKKAEEDVASKRQFLELAQAAK, from the coding sequence ATGAGTGACGTTGGAGACCTCACCCGCTTCGGCCGGGTCGATGCCGATGGAACTGTCTACCTGAAAACCTCTGCCGGAGAGCGTGCGATCGGCTCCTGGCAGGCAGGTTCGGCTGAGGAAGGACTTGCCCACTTCGCACGCAAATACGACGATCTGGTCACCGAGGTGGACCTGATCGCGGCTCGTCTGAATTCCGAATCCGCCGATGTCGAGCAAGCCGCCCAGCAGCTTCGCAAGATCGGCGACGGCCTCGACGCGGCCGCCGTCATCGGAGACGTGGACAGCCTCGGCAAACGCATCGAAGAACTCGCCAAACACGCCGACAGTCGCGTGGCCGAGTTCAAAGAGGCCAAGGAAGCCGAGAAGGCCGCCGCCACTGCCGCCAAAGAGGCCCTCGTTACCGAGGCGGAAGAGCTCTCACGCCGGGAAGGACACTGGAAGGCCACCGGCGAACGTTTCAACGCCATGGTGACCGAGTGGAAATCCATCCACGGAGTGGACCGCAAGACCGATCAGAAACTGTGGCGCAAGTTCTCCGCCGCGCGCGACGCGTTCGCGCGTCGTCGTGGAGCCTACTTCTCTCAGCTCGATTCCGAACGCAAGGTCTATGCCGCGCAAAAGGAAGAACTCATCAAACGCGCCGAGGAGCTCGCCGACTCCACCGACTGGGGTCCGACGGCGGAAAAGCTCAAGGGTCTGATGAGCGAATGGAAGCAGGTCGGTCGCCTGGCTCCCGAAGCCGAGCAGAAGGCCTGGAAGCGTTTCCGCGCCGCGAACGATAAATTCTTCGACGCCCGGTCGGAGGTGTTCAGCGCCCGTGACGCCGAATACGAGAAGAACCTGAAGGAAAAGGAAATCCTTCTGGAACAGGCCGAGGCTCTCGACATCGACGCAGACCCCAAAGCGGCCCAGCAGAAGTTCCGCGAAATCCAGGGCACGTGGAACGAGATCGGCCCCGTCCCGCGCAAGGCTCACGCCAAAATCCAGCGGCGCCTCCGCAAGGTCGACGACAAACTCCGCGAGGCCATGGATTCGGCGTGGCGCAAGGTTCCCGTTGAGGAAAACCCACTGTTGATTCAGATGCAGCAACAGGTGGAAGAGGCCGAGGAGAAGCTGGAACGTGCCAAAGCCGACGGCGACGCCAAGCGCATCAAGAAAGCCGAGGAGGACGTAGCCTCAAAGCGCCAGTTCCTCGAGTTGGCGCAAGCGGCCAAGTAA
- a CDS encoding tyrosine-protein phosphatase, whose translation MPSSSLPEQFYPTSKVFNFRDVGGVETDDGGRLRKGVLLRSDNWMHATDDDLAVIRNDTKLRHIVDLRGPIERDKFGIFPATDDQTVHQLGLDHIWWQYFEDTAADPLVHGQRERFIAQRYASMLESGHHSIRQALEIIARGETTLIHCMAGKDRTGIVIALALALVGVSEEDISRDYCLSNIGLRRWQSFRNEKYGAPEVERGLECFPDVIPQTFALIRERFVSLATYADVIGFDRGEDLRKALVEY comes from the coding sequence ATGCCGTCCTCGTCCCTCCCCGAACAGTTCTATCCGACGTCTAAGGTATTCAACTTCCGCGATGTCGGTGGAGTGGAAACCGACGACGGCGGGCGTTTGCGAAAAGGTGTACTGCTGCGGTCCGACAATTGGATGCACGCCACCGACGACGACCTCGCCGTCATCCGCAATGACACCAAGCTACGCCATATCGTCGATCTGCGCGGTCCGATCGAACGGGACAAATTCGGTATCTTCCCCGCCACTGACGATCAGACGGTTCACCAGCTCGGCCTCGATCACATCTGGTGGCAGTACTTCGAAGACACCGCAGCCGACCCCCTCGTGCACGGGCAACGCGAGCGCTTTATCGCCCAACGCTACGCCTCGATGCTGGAGTCGGGTCACCACTCCATTCGCCAGGCTCTGGAGATCATCGCTCGCGGTGAGACGACACTGATCCATTGCATGGCCGGAAAGGACCGCACCGGCATAGTGATCGCTCTGGCTCTGGCCCTCGTGGGTGTGTCCGAAGAGGATATTTCCCGCGATTACTGTTTGAGCAATATCGGCCTACGGAGATGGCAGAGCTTCCGCAACGAAAAGTACGGCGCACCGGAGGTGGAACGTGGCCTGGAATGCTTCCCCGACGTCATTCCCCAGACCTTCGCACTTATTCGGGAACGATTCGTCTCCCTCGCGACCTATGCCGATGTCATTGGTTTCGACCGCGGTGAGGACCTGCGAAAGGCACTGGTGGAGTACTAA
- the miaA gene encoding tRNA (adenosine(37)-N6)-dimethylallyltransferase MiaA — protein MPIVVLVGPTAAGKTGLSVQLAESLGGEVVNADSMQLYQGMDIGTAKVTASEKRGVPHHVFDIWEVSETADVARYQAAARRAVDDIRARGKRPIVVGGSGLYVQAVTDEMNFPGTDPAIRRRLESELAHEGPGVMWRRLQEKDKAAAEAILPSNGRRIVRALEVIEITGRFQARLPEPVAHYDAIRIGIDMDTPALDERVERRVERMWQRGLIDETRTLEAAGLRDGRTASRALGYQQVLRYLAGEWSETEAFERTVSGTRRFVRRQRSWFKRDRRLHWLDAADPDLLARAEAEIERAS, from the coding sequence GTGCCGATTGTCGTTCTTGTAGGGCCCACCGCCGCGGGTAAGACGGGGCTATCCGTACAATTGGCCGAATCCCTGGGCGGGGAAGTGGTGAACGCTGATTCGATGCAGCTCTACCAGGGAATGGACATTGGGACGGCCAAGGTCACCGCATCGGAAAAACGCGGTGTGCCGCACCATGTTTTCGACATCTGGGAGGTTTCGGAAACCGCGGACGTGGCGCGCTATCAAGCCGCCGCCCGTCGGGCCGTTGACGACATTCGGGCGCGCGGTAAGCGTCCCATAGTCGTCGGCGGATCGGGACTGTACGTACAGGCGGTCACCGACGAGATGAATTTCCCGGGTACCGACCCTGCGATCCGTCGCCGCCTGGAGTCGGAGTTGGCCCATGAGGGTCCGGGGGTGATGTGGCGTCGGCTCCAGGAAAAGGATAAGGCGGCGGCTGAGGCCATCCTTCCCAGTAACGGACGTCGTATCGTACGCGCGCTCGAAGTAATAGAGATCACGGGTCGTTTTCAGGCGCGACTCCCCGAGCCGGTGGCGCATTACGACGCCATACGCATCGGCATCGACATGGACACGCCTGCACTCGACGAACGCGTCGAACGTCGCGTAGAACGCATGTGGCAGCGCGGCCTGATCGACGAAACCCGAACTCTGGAGGCAGCCGGACTCCGCGACGGCCGAACCGCCTCCCGCGCACTCGGGTATCAACAGGTGTTGCGTTACCTGGCGGGGGAGTGGAGCGAAACCGAGGCCTTCGAACGTACCGTCTCAGGAACCCGCCGATTCGTACGACGACAGCGTTCCTGGTTTAAACGCGACCGGCGTCTGCACTGGTTGGACGCCGCCGATCCCGACCTTTTGGCCAGGGCCGAAGCCGAAATCGAACGCGCCTCGTGA